The nucleotide sequence tcctcacacacactcacttaacaGTCTGTCATCTCTTCGAGTCCTGtgaatacactctctctctctcgcacccgGAACACAGTGGCCtctttcaggggggggggggagccatgAGGACAGGATCTGGACTGGAGATCTAGCTGCGGCTATTAGTCCCACTGTCTGGTAATGAGACCAGAGCGTCACCTCTGAGCCTGGTCTGGTCATTTTGATGGATTTCCTGCTGAATGCCGTCTTTGTTGATGTTGGCCTGGTCAGGGTGGAATAGGGGGGTAGGGAGTGCTCCTTCGCTACACCTGAATCTGTCTTTAGAGTAGTATGGGGCTTGGTTTAGTAGGGGACCAGTTCATTCCCAGATGCAGTTCCGTTTGTGGGTTAGACACACGCCTGTTCTTAGTACTCCTTTTCTTGTCTTTCTCACCTTCACAacgctccctctcttccttgtgttttctcacTCCACCTCTTCCTTCTGATGTGTCAGGGAGTGTTGCCTAGCAACTCTGAGGTCACGCGACTTCCGGCTGCGATGTCATTTCCTTTCAGCGTCAAACCGGCCTCCAAAACCAGATTTTGGCACGTAGATCACCCCACCTACCACAGCGAGCAGGGGAGAGTTGGAGACCCCTGGTGGACAACATGACTACGGCTCGACACATGCTCTTGTCTGTTTATGTAAGTCGTAACCCGTAGTGACCGAGGGTATGTTTGTTTCCTTCCAGATTAAGTACCACGAGGACTTTGAGAAGAGCAAAAGTGGAGGAGATGCCCCGCCCAGTCAGCCACAGACCCCTAACCCAGGTACCAAAGCTGCccgctctgtccctctctccatccaaaacacacacacactcaaccgtATACGGCATCTgtatcaacatcatcatcatcaccaacaACAACATACCAACTTGCTTAGTGTAAGGCATGCCATTGTTTGGAGGTAATGTGTGACATGGATTGACTCTTCACGTTTGCCCacccagacacacgcacgcacacacgcgcacacacacacacacacacagagtccttATTGTGTAAGAGAGCAGGTGAGCAGCAGCAGAGGCACGTCTTGGCCTGCCTGGCTGCAGAACCCACTCTGAGCCCCGGGGCTAACGAACGAGACAGGGcccagagagagtgatggaggcagcctggggggggtgggggggggagagggggggctcacgcagacagagagggtgttGTTAGAAGCATCTGGACCTCAGACAGGATCTGgaggctcctctccctcccagggaACAGCCCGAGGATATCTCGTCTCTCAGCCACGACACTCAAGTCGCTCACTCTCTGGatgttctctccccctctccctcgttttgtcctctcctctctcccctctctccatgctttcaccccccccccccctccccctgtcctcccagcAGCGTACCAGCCGTCCCCCGCTGCCTCCCAGAACTTCCACTATGAGCCTGCTGCTCCTGAGCCCGCACGCCCGGCCGCCGCCGCCCCGCCTCCCAGCTCCGGGGTGagactccctgctcctcccctgcagGCTGTGTGCCTCAGCTGGGCTCCGCTGTGTCTGCCTAGGCCCTGTCCACAGGCCCTCTGGTGCCGTCCTCTCCTTTTAAAACCGTCGCTTTATAGCCAGTAGACCCCGGCTGGCCTGTGCAAACGGCAGAAGTACGACCTAActcacactctctttttctttccatctctttctcttgctatctctttctctccttctttctctctccctctttctctctttcaccctctttctctcgctatctctctctctctgtgtctgtgtgtgtgtgtgtgtgtagaagcggTACCGGGCGGTGTATGACTACTCTGCTGCAGACGAGGACGAGGTGTCCTTCCAGGACGGAGACGTGATTGTAGACGTGCAGGTGATCGACGAGGGCTGGATGTACGGGCGCGTGGAGCGCACCGGGCACCAGGGCATGCTGCCCGCCAACTATGTGGAGGCCAtctgagcgagcgagggagagagtgaggaggaggaggaggaaaggagggagaaaagaaaaaaaaatgaaaagccCAGTGCCATCTCATCTTATTGccgctttctctttttttttttatatttcacTCTGTTCTCCGACCTGTCCTgtgaggccccgccccccccctttgAGGCCCCGCCCGCCCCTgtgaggccccgcccccccctggtGTCCACTtgatctgctctctctgctctgctccccagCCACAGACTCtgccttctctgtctgtctgtctgtctctctgtgctgctttcgtctctctgtctgggtgtctttcagtctctgtctgtcgctctcttGCTTATGTCCTGGGTTATGTCTCCTATGATGACAGTTTAAAGTCTTAAAATGaaacacaaattcacacacacacccacacataatgGTCAaatctctcccccccgcccccatctcTGTCAATCAGCGAGTGGAGACGTGCACCTGATACGCTGCCGAGAAAAGGATTTTGGAATGTGGGCGTGTCATTGgtagacgtgtgtgtttgttcttattTTTCATTGTGATGCAGGAACTTGGCCAGACTGGAAGTGCAGTGTAGAATCTCACTGTGTTAGTTCAGTCCGGAAGAGGCTTGAATATTTGACTTGTGTACATTCCAGAAACCTCAGTACCCATTGTTGTTGCATCAGTCAGCAAGCTGTCAGTCTTAACAGAGaggttttatatatttatatatctacacacgcacacacacacacacagacacatctctCAGTATCATTGCTCTTATCTGTGCTCTGACATGTCCATTACTGCATTGTGGGTGTTGTTATTTAACTGGAATTCTGGCCTAGCTGAAGAGCACCTCCTAGCCTCTCTCAGACAGGCTGTGTACAGGAGGGGGTCAGGGAAAACACGTATGGTTATAGCCAGTTCCCCCAATCTAACCCACTTAAACAGAACACAGTCACTATGGCATCACTTCAGTTGTTGTGAAGTTACTTTTAACTACCCTCATTCCTGCACTTGCAGCCTGAAATGCCTTCAGTCTTAAGAAGAACGTTATAGTTTTAACCTGGTGATTATGGTTGAACGTTGTGAGTAGAAAAACAGGGCTGGGATCAGGCCAGATCTCACCCCATTCCAAAAGAATGATAGACCAAGCTGACCAATCAGAAGACAAGAAGGCCAAGCACAATTCTCAAGACAATTCTGTATTGTGaatctttttgtttttgttaaaaGTCATTCCAATGTCTTTGTGATTGAACATTCCAATTGTTTTTCATGAGATGTGTATGAAAATGTTAAACTGTAACGAGGTCAAAAACATGGCTGTGGTAGATGTTGTTGTCCTTTCTCTCAGACATTATACTGTTTATCCTTTTGCTTCTGTTGGTATTGTACGAGGCTTATTTTAAAACTGTCAATGTATCAAATTCatggaaaaaaataaaacgtCAACTCGATTCATAACCCAAGGCAGACTAGTGTGTCTAGGAGTGTTGGCTAGCATCCACAGAACTAGAACGTTCAAGTTCAGGGATCTCTCCTGTTTCAGGTACAGTAGCGTTATCACCGTGTCATCTGAATGCTTTTTCAAATGTGCCAACTCTTGACTGCAAGTATCTCAGCTAACTGCTACACTTGAGACCCCTACTGTTCTGGAGTGCCAATGATAAACCTGTACGGGGAATGTTCGCAGAGTTGGGTAGTGTTGCAGCTTGGTTGCACCGGAACCCCGATACGAAACGTTAACATAAGTCAGCTCTCCTATTCGTCAG is from Osmerus mordax isolate fOsmMor3 chromosome 3, fOsmMor3.pri, whole genome shotgun sequence and encodes:
- the lasp1 gene encoding LIM and SH3 domain protein 1 isoform X2, which gives rise to MNPLCGRCNRVVYPTEKVNCLDKYWHKGCFSCEICKMTLNMKNYKGFEKKPYCNAHYPKTNFTCVADTPENLRLKQQSKMQSQVLYKEEFEKNKGKGFSVVADTPEMQRIKKTQDNISNIKYHEDFEKSKSGGDAPPSQPQTPNPAYQPSPAASQNFHYEPAAPEPARPAAAAPPPSSGKRYRAVYDYSAADEDEVSFQDGDVIVDVQVIDEGWMYGRVERTGHQGMLPANYVEAI
- the lasp1 gene encoding LIM and SH3 domain protein 1 isoform X1, with translation MNPLCGRCNRVVYPTEKVNCLDKYWHKGCFSCEICKMTLNMKNYKGFEKKPYCNAHYPKTNFTCVADTPENLRLKQQSKMQSQVLYKEEFEKNKGKGFSVVADTPEMQRIKKTQDNISNIKYHEDFEKSKSGGDAPPSQPQTPNPAAYQPSPAASQNFHYEPAAPEPARPAAAAPPPSSGKRYRAVYDYSAADEDEVSFQDGDVIVDVQVIDEGWMYGRVERTGHQGMLPANYVEAI